One window of Nostoc sp. C052 genomic DNA carries:
- a CDS encoding ferritin-like domain-containing protein, whose product MLYIFGVLMNPHKLLPTLSSITTSDDWYTYYKANAKFQLEIPWKRGAEITKDEQNAIADSLAAWQLGETSDGLHLLATAQNYAQRIKDPKYVDVIELFIKEEQRHGSDLGKFLDLAQIPRLQRNWGDTLFRKIRYAIPMMEIWTTPVIMVETLALVYYKAIQNATNSPVLKQLCQQILRDEVKHIRFQYERLAVLHRNRPIWLRKLTYLMQHFLYYVPVILVWIGHHRALKAGGHSFTSYWRDAWVKMNFAWERMKPERYQW is encoded by the coding sequence ATGCTATACATATTTGGAGTTTTGATGAATCCTCATAAGCTGTTACCTACTTTGTCTTCCATCACAACATCTGATGATTGGTACACCTACTACAAAGCCAATGCTAAGTTTCAATTAGAAATCCCTTGGAAGCGGGGTGCAGAAATCACAAAGGATGAACAGAATGCCATAGCAGATTCTTTAGCAGCTTGGCAGTTGGGTGAGACATCAGATGGGTTGCACTTATTAGCTACTGCTCAAAACTATGCACAGCGCATCAAAGATCCTAAATATGTTGATGTAATTGAACTATTCATCAAAGAAGAACAACGTCACGGAAGCGACTTAGGAAAGTTTCTCGATCTTGCCCAAATTCCTCGGTTGCAGCGTAACTGGGGCGATACGTTGTTTCGGAAAATACGCTATGCAATTCCAATGATGGAGATTTGGACAACTCCTGTGATTATGGTTGAAACTTTAGCATTGGTCTATTACAAAGCAATTCAAAACGCAACAAATTCCCCTGTTTTAAAGCAGTTGTGTCAACAAATATTGAGAGACGAAGTAAAGCATATTCGTTTTCAGTACGAGCGTCTGGCAGTTCTACACCGAAACCGCCCTATATGGTTACGGAAGCTCACTTATCTTATGCAGCATTTTCTTTACTATGTACCAGTGATTCTAGTTTGGATTGGTCATCATCGCGCACTCAAAGCCGGAGGACATAGTTTTACAAGTTACTGGCGGGATGCTTGGGTAAAAATGAATTTTGCTTGGGAGCGAATGAAACCAGAAAGATACCAGTGGTAG